One stretch of Tenacibaculum sp. MAR_2010_89 DNA includes these proteins:
- a CDS encoding DJ-1/PfpI family protein has protein sequence MKLKLIDLNLPTIGILIFEGVIINEVIAPLDVFSNSSIEQKKLFNVITIAPENKTYKSAHGLKIKPDYILNNVPHLKVLVVPSSYTPKKQANNKELVNFIKEQNKSTDYIASHCAGAFLIGETGIADNKKIVTYVTGGKALKTEYPNLNVADDNKVSVVQDGKFISSNGSLVSYIASFDLLEELTNKEHRKFVESSILFDRIKNHN, from the coding sequence ATGAAATTAAAACTTATCGATCTAAACCTACCAACCATTGGGATTTTAATATTTGAAGGAGTAATTATTAATGAAGTTATTGCTCCTTTAGATGTCTTTTCAAACTCAAGTATTGAGCAAAAAAAACTTTTCAATGTTATTACAATTGCTCCAGAAAACAAAACATATAAAAGTGCTCATGGTTTGAAAATTAAGCCTGATTATATTCTAAATAATGTACCTCATTTAAAAGTTCTAGTCGTACCAAGCTCTTATACTCCTAAAAAACAAGCTAACAACAAAGAACTTGTTAACTTTATAAAAGAGCAAAATAAATCAACCGACTATATTGCTAGTCATTGCGCTGGAGCCTTTTTAATAGGAGAAACGGGAATTGCTGACAATAAAAAAATTGTAACCTATGTTACTGGAGGGAAAGCATTAAAAACTGAGTATCCAAATTTAAACGTAGCAGATGACAACAAGGTTTCTGTAGTTCAAGATGGAAAGTTTATTTCTTCAAATGGTAGTTTGGTTAGTTATATTGCTTCATTCGATTTATTAGAAGAATTAACAAATAAAGAACATCGAAAATTTGTTGAATCATCAATTTTATTTGATAGAATCAAAAACCATAATTAA
- a CDS encoding SRPBCC family protein, protein MPTILLFTKIKAAKKIVFDLSRSIELHKISTKKTNEKAIAGKTSGLIELNETVTWRARHLGVYQNFTSKVTGCKEADFFADIMVSGAFKSFKHEHYFSFKENVTTLVDVLEYTSPFGVLGKFVDMLFLKKYMTNFLLERNKTIKEFAETNKWRRILNYKN, encoded by the coding sequence ATGCCTACGATATTATTATTCACAAAAATAAAAGCAGCAAAAAAAATAGTATTTGATCTTTCAAGAAGTATAGAGTTGCATAAAATTTCTACAAAAAAAACAAATGAAAAAGCAATTGCAGGTAAAACATCTGGTTTAATTGAATTAAATGAAACGGTAACGTGGAGAGCAAGACATTTAGGAGTTTACCAAAATTTTACTTCTAAAGTAACTGGATGTAAAGAGGCTGATTTTTTTGCAGATATAATGGTTTCTGGAGCATTTAAAAGTTTTAAGCATGAACATTATTTCTCTTTTAAAGAGAATGTAACTACATTGGTTGATGTATTAGAATATACTTCACCATTTGGTGTTCTTGGAAAGTTTGTTGATATGTTATTTCTTAAAAAATACATGACTAATTTTCTTTTAGAAAGAAATAAAACGATAAAAGAATTTGCAGAGACTAATAAGTGGAGGAGGATATTAAATTATAAAAACTAA
- a CDS encoding Crp/Fnr family transcriptional regulator produces the protein MNSNLVEYIKRYISISDTEIELFQSHLKVKKAKKKEFLLNEGQVCKSRYFITKGCLRLFYIDTKGNEQIIHFGIDNWWITDYESLINKVPSKLYIQAIEDTEILELTINEFNKLCNVLPKTERLFRIIMEKTYIAIQKRIEFIYSLSGEENFNKFVTENQKFTQRVPQYMIASYLGMSPEFVSKIKAKNK, from the coding sequence ATGAATTCAAATTTGGTTGAATATATTAAACGATATATTAGTATTTCTGACACTGAAATAGAATTATTTCAATCGCATTTAAAAGTTAAAAAAGCTAAAAAAAAAGAGTTTTTACTGAACGAAGGACAGGTTTGTAAGTCTAGATATTTTATAACAAAAGGCTGTTTGCGTTTATTTTATATTGATACTAAAGGTAATGAACAAATTATACATTTTGGAATTGATAATTGGTGGATTACAGATTATGAAAGTTTAATAAACAAGGTTCCATCAAAACTATACATACAAGCAATTGAAGATACCGAAATACTGGAATTAACTATAAATGAATTTAATAAACTTTGTAATGTTTTACCAAAAACTGAACGTTTATTTAGAATAATAATGGAGAAAACATACATAGCAATTCAAAAAAGAATCGAATTTATTTATAGTCTTTCTGGTGAAGAAAATTTCAATAAGTTTGTTACAGAAAACCAAAAATTTACACAAAGAGTACCGCAATATATGATTGCTTCTTATTTAGGAATGTCTCCTGAATTTGTTAGTAAAATAAAAGCTAAAAACAAATAA
- a CDS encoding YqjF family protein — protein sequence MSFLRAEWRKLIMINYEVNPGVLKPYLPLGTDLDFFEGKCYVSVVGFMFLNTRLLGVRVPFHVNFEEVNLRFYVKKEKEGEIKRGVVFIKEIVPKAAITFVANTIYNENYQTLEMKHLWNLKKNKMNITYKWKINNEWNSIEVEALNNLEKIEKKSEIEFIAEHYWGYSKNNNKTTEYEVKHPKWEFYPVINHKIDVNFLETYNKDFLFLRNQKPTSVFLLEGSEVSVENKVKF from the coding sequence ATGAGTTTCTTAAGAGCTGAGTGGCGAAAATTAATAATGATAAATTATGAAGTAAATCCAGGTGTATTAAAGCCTTATTTACCTTTAGGTACAGATCTGGATTTTTTTGAAGGGAAGTGTTATGTAAGTGTAGTTGGTTTTATGTTTTTAAATACAAGGTTATTAGGTGTTAGGGTTCCTTTTCATGTTAATTTCGAAGAGGTGAATCTTAGGTTTTATGTGAAAAAAGAAAAAGAAGGAGAGATAAAAAGAGGAGTGGTTTTTATAAAAGAAATTGTTCCTAAGGCTGCTATAACTTTTGTCGCAAATACTATTTATAATGAAAATTATCAAACACTTGAAATGAAACATTTATGGAATTTAAAGAAGAACAAAATGAATATTACATATAAATGGAAAATAAATAATGAATGGAATTCAATTGAGGTTGAAGCTTTAAATAATTTAGAAAAAATAGAAAAAAAATCTGAGATCGAATTTATTGCAGAACATTATTGGGGATATTCAAAAAACAATAATAAAACAACTGAATACGAGGTAAAACACCCAAAGTGGGAATTTTACCCAGTAATCAATCATAAAATAGATGTAAATTTTTTAGAAACGTATAATAAAGATTTTCTTTTTTTAAGAAATCAAAAGCCTACCTCAGTGTTTTTGTTAGAAGGCTCTGAAGTTTCAGTAGAAAATAAAGTGAAATTTTAA